In one window of Nicotiana tabacum cultivar K326 chromosome 12, ASM71507v2, whole genome shotgun sequence DNA:
- the LOC107824545 gene encoding zinc finger BED domain-containing protein DAYSLEEPER isoform X1, protein MQYSCVPDDYFVLLQSEAMEIAEEAVIVNSSRLKSVVWNDFDRVKKGDTFVAICRHCKRKLSGSSTSGTSHLRNHLIRCRRRSNHDISQLLTRGKKKEGTLAISNFSFDQEQRKAEAVSIVRTKFEQGHPRDGLLNNGINFDNRRSRLDLARMIILHGYPLSMVEHIGFRIFVRNLQPLFDIATFDGVEADCREIYLMERQKVYEELDKLPGKISLSADTWTANGDAEYLCLTAHYIDDSWQLKKKILNFLTTDPSQTEDMLSEVIMTSLRNWDIDRKLFSVTFDNYSTYDKIVSRIREQLCQHRFLYCDGQLFDTRCAANVVKLMVQDTLETASPIIHKVRESIRYVRSSQANQEKFTEMAQIVGVDCQNCLNLDNSFYWNTTYIMIDTALEYKDAFPLLQEHDSGYGMCPSATEWDRISAIASFLKLFVEVSSVFAGSKYPTANTYFPEICDIHLQLIEWCQNSDDFVNSLALKLKSRFDEYWKKCSLALAIAAILDPRYKMKLVEYYYPQIYGDSAPDCINIVSDCMKALYNGHAIYSPLAPNGQAEASQVGGAGANNDRLTGYDKFIYETSQSNNIKSDLDKYLEEPLFPRKADFSILNWWKVHTPRYPILSMMARNILGMPMSKASLEFVFNTGNKALEQYRSSLRSDTLQALMCAQDWMRDEFEDSRASSSTVTLALCYDAK, encoded by the exons ATGCAATATAGCTGTGTCCCTGATGATTACTTT GTATTGCTACAGTCGGAAGCAATGGAGATAGCTGAGGAAGCAGTTATAGTCAATTCTAGTAGACTAAAATCTGTTGTGTGGAATGATTTTGATAGAGTAAAAAAAGGTGATACTTTTGTGGCTATCTGTAGGCACTGTAAAAGGAAACTTAGCGGGTCTAGCACCAGTGGGACTTCACATTTGAGAAATCATTTGATCAGATGTCGTAGGAGATCAAACCATGACATAAGTCAGTTGCTTACACGGGGAAAGAAAAAGGAGGGAACCCTTGCCATCTCGAATTTTAGTTTTGATCAAGAGCAGAGGAAGGCTGAAGCAGTCAGCATTGTGAGGACTAAGTTTGAACAAGGACACCCAAGAGATGGGTTACTCAACAATGGGATTAACTTTGATAATAGGCGAAGCCGGCTTGATCTTGCTCGCATGATCATATTACATGGCTATCCTTTGTCTATGGTTGAACATATTGGTTTCCGTATATTTGTCAGAAATCTTCAACCTTTATTTGACATTGCAACATTTGATGGAGTTGAGGCTGACTGCAGGGAAATTTATCTTATGGAGAGACAGAAAGTATATGAAGAATTGGACAAATTGCCTGGTAAAATCAGCCTTAGTGCTGATACATGGACTGCTAATGGCGATGCTGAATACTTGTGTTTGACAGCACATTACATAGATGACTCTTGGCAACTGAAAAAGAAGATTCTGAATTTTTTAACAACTGATCCTTCCCAAACAGAAGACATGCTTTCAGAAGTTATCATGACTAGTCTAAGAAATTGGGATATTGACAGGAAATTGTTTTCTGTGACATTTGATAACTACTCGACATATGACAAAATTGTAAGTAGAATCAGAGAGCAGCTTTGCCAGCACAGGTTTCTTTACTGTGACGGCCAATTATTTGATACACGCTGTGCAGCTAATGTTGTCAAGTTGATGGTCCAAGATACCTTAGAAACAGCAAGCCCGATAATCCACAAGGTCCGGGAAAGTATTCGGTATGTTCGAAGTTCACAGGCAAACCAGGAAAAGTTCACTGAGATGGCTCAAATTGTTGGGGTTGATTGCCAGAATTGCTTGAATCTTGATAATTCATTTTATTGGAACACAACATATATCATGATTGACACTGCTTTGGAGTACAAAGATGCATTTCCCCTTTTGCAAGAACATGATTCTGGGTATGGAATGTGTCCATCTGCCACAGAGTGGGATAGAATAAGTGCCATTGCTAGCTTCCTAAAGCTCTTTGTTGAAGTTTCCAGTGTTTTTGCAGGAAGCAAGTATCCTACTGCAAATACATACTTTCCAGAGATCTGTGATATTCATTTGCAGTTGATTGAGTGGTGTCAAAACTCAGATGATTTTGTTAATTCTTTGGCTCTAAAGTTGAAAAGCAGATTTGATGAGTACTGGAAAAAATGTAGCTTGGCTTTGGCAATTGCAGCCATCTTAGACCCACGATACAAGATGAAATTGGTTGAATACTATTATCCTCAAATATATGGTGATAGTGCTCCAGACTGTATTAATATTGTCTCAGATTGTATGAAGGCTCTGTATAATGGCCATGCTATTTACTCACCATTAGCTCCGAATGGTCAAGCTGAAGCATCTCAAGTTGGTGGTGCTGGTGCTAATAATGATCGGCTGACAGGGTACGACAAATTCATCTATGAGACCTCACAGAGCAACAACATAAAATCAGATTTGGATAAATACTTGGAAGAGCCGCTTTTCCCTAGAAAAGCCGATTTTAGCATATTAAACTGGTGGAAGGTTCACACTCCAAGGTATCCTATTCTGTCCATGATGGCACGGAATATTCTTGGAATGCCGATGTCAAAAGCTTCATTAGAGTTTGTATTCAACACTGGGAATAAAGCTCTTGAACAGTATCGCAGTTCGCTAAGATCAGATACCTTGCAAGCTTTGATGTGTGCCCAGGACTGGATGCGTGATGAATTTGAAg ATTCAAGGGCTTCATCGAGCACTGTTACTCTGGCCCTATGCTATGATGCAAAATAA
- the LOC107824545 gene encoding zinc finger BED domain-containing protein DAYSLEEPER isoform X2, producing the protein MEIAEEAVIVNSSRLKSVVWNDFDRVKKGDTFVAICRHCKRKLSGSSTSGTSHLRNHLIRCRRRSNHDISQLLTRGKKKEGTLAISNFSFDQEQRKAEAVSIVRTKFEQGHPRDGLLNNGINFDNRRSRLDLARMIILHGYPLSMVEHIGFRIFVRNLQPLFDIATFDGVEADCREIYLMERQKVYEELDKLPGKISLSADTWTANGDAEYLCLTAHYIDDSWQLKKKILNFLTTDPSQTEDMLSEVIMTSLRNWDIDRKLFSVTFDNYSTYDKIVSRIREQLCQHRFLYCDGQLFDTRCAANVVKLMVQDTLETASPIIHKVRESIRYVRSSQANQEKFTEMAQIVGVDCQNCLNLDNSFYWNTTYIMIDTALEYKDAFPLLQEHDSGYGMCPSATEWDRISAIASFLKLFVEVSSVFAGSKYPTANTYFPEICDIHLQLIEWCQNSDDFVNSLALKLKSRFDEYWKKCSLALAIAAILDPRYKMKLVEYYYPQIYGDSAPDCINIVSDCMKALYNGHAIYSPLAPNGQAEASQVGGAGANNDRLTGYDKFIYETSQSNNIKSDLDKYLEEPLFPRKADFSILNWWKVHTPRYPILSMMARNILGMPMSKASLEFVFNTGNKALEQYRSSLRSDTLQALMCAQDWMRDEFEDSRASSSTVTLALCYDAK; encoded by the exons ATGGAGATAGCTGAGGAAGCAGTTATAGTCAATTCTAGTAGACTAAAATCTGTTGTGTGGAATGATTTTGATAGAGTAAAAAAAGGTGATACTTTTGTGGCTATCTGTAGGCACTGTAAAAGGAAACTTAGCGGGTCTAGCACCAGTGGGACTTCACATTTGAGAAATCATTTGATCAGATGTCGTAGGAGATCAAACCATGACATAAGTCAGTTGCTTACACGGGGAAAGAAAAAGGAGGGAACCCTTGCCATCTCGAATTTTAGTTTTGATCAAGAGCAGAGGAAGGCTGAAGCAGTCAGCATTGTGAGGACTAAGTTTGAACAAGGACACCCAAGAGATGGGTTACTCAACAATGGGATTAACTTTGATAATAGGCGAAGCCGGCTTGATCTTGCTCGCATGATCATATTACATGGCTATCCTTTGTCTATGGTTGAACATATTGGTTTCCGTATATTTGTCAGAAATCTTCAACCTTTATTTGACATTGCAACATTTGATGGAGTTGAGGCTGACTGCAGGGAAATTTATCTTATGGAGAGACAGAAAGTATATGAAGAATTGGACAAATTGCCTGGTAAAATCAGCCTTAGTGCTGATACATGGACTGCTAATGGCGATGCTGAATACTTGTGTTTGACAGCACATTACATAGATGACTCTTGGCAACTGAAAAAGAAGATTCTGAATTTTTTAACAACTGATCCTTCCCAAACAGAAGACATGCTTTCAGAAGTTATCATGACTAGTCTAAGAAATTGGGATATTGACAGGAAATTGTTTTCTGTGACATTTGATAACTACTCGACATATGACAAAATTGTAAGTAGAATCAGAGAGCAGCTTTGCCAGCACAGGTTTCTTTACTGTGACGGCCAATTATTTGATACACGCTGTGCAGCTAATGTTGTCAAGTTGATGGTCCAAGATACCTTAGAAACAGCAAGCCCGATAATCCACAAGGTCCGGGAAAGTATTCGGTATGTTCGAAGTTCACAGGCAAACCAGGAAAAGTTCACTGAGATGGCTCAAATTGTTGGGGTTGATTGCCAGAATTGCTTGAATCTTGATAATTCATTTTATTGGAACACAACATATATCATGATTGACACTGCTTTGGAGTACAAAGATGCATTTCCCCTTTTGCAAGAACATGATTCTGGGTATGGAATGTGTCCATCTGCCACAGAGTGGGATAGAATAAGTGCCATTGCTAGCTTCCTAAAGCTCTTTGTTGAAGTTTCCAGTGTTTTTGCAGGAAGCAAGTATCCTACTGCAAATACATACTTTCCAGAGATCTGTGATATTCATTTGCAGTTGATTGAGTGGTGTCAAAACTCAGATGATTTTGTTAATTCTTTGGCTCTAAAGTTGAAAAGCAGATTTGATGAGTACTGGAAAAAATGTAGCTTGGCTTTGGCAATTGCAGCCATCTTAGACCCACGATACAAGATGAAATTGGTTGAATACTATTATCCTCAAATATATGGTGATAGTGCTCCAGACTGTATTAATATTGTCTCAGATTGTATGAAGGCTCTGTATAATGGCCATGCTATTTACTCACCATTAGCTCCGAATGGTCAAGCTGAAGCATCTCAAGTTGGTGGTGCTGGTGCTAATAATGATCGGCTGACAGGGTACGACAAATTCATCTATGAGACCTCACAGAGCAACAACATAAAATCAGATTTGGATAAATACTTGGAAGAGCCGCTTTTCCCTAGAAAAGCCGATTTTAGCATATTAAACTGGTGGAAGGTTCACACTCCAAGGTATCCTATTCTGTCCATGATGGCACGGAATATTCTTGGAATGCCGATGTCAAAAGCTTCATTAGAGTTTGTATTCAACACTGGGAATAAAGCTCTTGAACAGTATCGCAGTTCGCTAAGATCAGATACCTTGCAAGCTTTGATGTGTGCCCAGGACTGGATGCGTGATGAATTTGAAg ATTCAAGGGCTTCATCGAGCACTGTTACTCTGGCCCTATGCTATGATGCAAAATAA
- the LOC107824667 gene encoding HVA22-like protein f codes for MGSLGTIAKSLNGLIGPGVELLYPLYSSMRAIESPSPLDDQQWLTYWVLYSFITLFELSCWQILQWLPFWPYIKLVCCMWLVLPIFNGAAYIHENFVRRHVKVGSRISSTYPENQRKALQMMSLDARKSVERYIEKYGPDAFDKVVKAAEREAKKH; via the exons ATGGGCTCTCTTGGAACTATTGCTAAGAGTTTGAATGGGCTAATCGG CCCTGGAGTGGAGCTTCTTTATCCTTT GTATTCTTCTATGCGAGCAATTGAGAGCCCTTCACCACTAGATGATCAACAATGGCTAACCTATTGGGTTCTCTACTCATTCATAACTCTATTTGAGTTATCTTGCTGGCAAATCCTCCAATG GCTTCCATTTTGGCCATACATCAAGCTTGTATGTTGTATGTGGTTGGTGCTACCAATTTTCAATGGAGCAGCTTATATACATGAGAATTTTGTAAGGAGGCATGTTAAAGTTGGAAGTCGTATTAGCTCAacttatcctgaaaaccaaagaAAGGCTCTTCAAATGATGAGCTTAGATGCAAGAAAATCAGTTGAGAGATACATAGAAAAATATGGACCAGATGCCTTTGATAAGGTCGTCAAAGCG GCGGAAAGAGAAGCAAAGAAACACTGA
- the LOC107824665 gene encoding uncharacterized protein LOC107824665, with protein MYPFSLSLFPLLLLLMFIFSFLSIPFVSTNQHANNKNLPQPITNMESQELEILFKIMESMSSDQNWRISYPNPCKQSSSWLGIECKKSNIDNMFHVTRLDFGTHPNPTCKNTATFPSQIFQLPNLESVFFIQCFAYSKTRISFPEKRILGLSLQQLSLRSNPSLIGSIPPQISLLKSLQILTLSQNNLVGQIPLEIFSLSSLVHLDLSYNKLTSKIPYQIGNLKNLVGLDLSYNNFIGPIPNTIGQLGTLQKLDLSSNSFTGKIPESIENLHSLIFLALSNNKLSGKFPKGLPKLQSLQYFLMDDNPMFIQLPIEFAQLKKLQELRLASSGYSGKIPSSYSQLLNLRTLSLQNNRLTGEIPVEFSSFSHMYHLNLSRNFLDGVVPFNSSFLKRLGRNLDLSGNPGLCFNPPEANGVYLGVNICGRNNTSSITMPLKKSEASYGVMKSFFLMFVLCTMALYHLVFFV; from the coding sequence ATGTATCCATTTTCACTCTCTTTATTTCCTCTGCTTCTACTCCTCATGTTCATCTTCTCATTTCTTTCTATCCCTTTTGTCTCAACCAATCAACATGCAAATAACAAGAATCTCCCACAGCCAATTACTAACATGGAATCCCAAGAACTTGAAATCCTTTTCAAGATTATGGAATCCATGTCCTCTGATCAAAATTGGAGAATTTCCTATCCAAATCCATGTAAACAAAGTTCATCTTGGCTTGGAATAGAGTGCAAAAAAAGTAATATTGATAACATGTTTCATGTTACTAGGCTTGATTTTGGTACACATCCAAATCCAACATGCAAAAATACAGCAACTTTCCCTTCACAAATTTTTCAACTCCCAAATCTTGAATCTGTTTTCTTTATACAATGTTTCGCATATAGCAAAACAAGAATCTCTTTTCCAGAAAAAAGAATTCTTGGCCTTTCACTCCAGCAGCTTAGTCTAAGATCAAATCCTTCACTTATTGGCTCAATCCCACCTCAAATATCACTACTAAAGTCACTTCAAATTCTCACTTTGTCACAAAACAATCTTGTTGGTCAAATTCCTTTAGAAATTTTTAGCTTGAGTTCACTTGTACATCTTGATTTAAGCTACAACAAGCTTACAAGCAAAATCCCTTACCAAATTGGTAATCTTAAAAATCTTGTTGGCTTAGATTTGAGCTACAACAATTTCATTGGTCCAATTCCGAATACAATTGGCCAACTTGGTACACTTCAAAAGCTTGACTTAAGCTCCAATTCATTCACTGGAAAAATTCCAGAGAGCATAGAAAATCTACATTCTTTGATTTTCTTGGCTTTGAGTAACAACAAATTAAGTGGGAAGTTTCCTAAAGGTTTACCTAAGTTGCAAAGTTTGCAATATTTTCTTATGGATGACAATCCAATGTTTATACAACTGCCAATAGAGTTTGCTCAGCTGAAAAAACTTCAAGAATTGAGACTTGCTTCTTCTGGTTATTCAGGGAAAATACCATCAAGTTATTCACAGCTCTTGAATTTACGCACATTGTCATTACAAAATAATCGATTAACGGGTGAAATCCCAGTTGAATTTTCTAGTTTTTCACATATGTATCACTTGAATTTGAGCAGAAATTTTTTGGATGGTGTTGTTCCATTCAATTCAAGTTTCTTGAAAAGGCTTGGTAGGAATTTGGACTTAAGTGGAAATCCAGGGCTTTGTTTTAATCCACCTGAGGCAAATGGAGTTTATCTTGGAGTTAATATATGTGGGAGAAACAATACTAGTTCTATAACTATGCCATTGAAGAAATCTGAAGCTTCATATGGAGTAATGAAGTCATTTTTTCTTATGTTTGTTTTGTGTACTATGGCTTTGTATCATTTAGTGTTCTTTGTTTAG